The genomic DNA GGTGGAAAAGTGgaaaagatcatttttttttctttttaatgaatctCTAGGAAGTTCATGTGATGAGGTGTTGTTAGATTCTGCTCTTGGCGGTTTCCTGCTCCTAGTTTCTCTGAACGGCCAGGTCATCTTCACCACTAAGGAGGTGATCACACACACCGGAATAAATCAGGTTCTGTTACGTATTGTATAATTAATATCGCTTTTCAACATGCTACAATTTGGCTTTTCACAGAATCATGCCTGTGAGCAAGATGCTCAGTAGTGAATTTTTAAAAGCCCTGGTATTCTTTCTATTACATGCTGAAATTACAGCATAACAGatcatttaaagtttttttccccttaaatcTCTTTTGCAGATGGATCTTATTGGTCAGAGGTTTTTTGATTTTGTGCATCCATGTGACCACACAGAGATCAAATCTATTCTATCGAGGTTCACTGGTAAGATTTTGTTCATTTCCCCTTAGCAAATcagctaaaataataatatataatatctGTCAGCTACCCATACAAAGTTCATGATTCAAACACCTGATGTTTTAAATAAGCTATACAAGGTAGACAGGGTCAGTGGGATTGTGAAGCttgctttgaaataaaaaatgctCTCAAACAGACTTCTGAGAGCATTCAAGGTCAAGAGTCTGACTAGATGTTTTTAACTGTTAATGTAGGTTCGCAGGGCCAGCAGGAGTGTGAGGTTTTTCTCCGAATTAAGAACGCTAACAACCAGAAGCTCACTCCCTTCAAGGTCGGTTATCTCTATCGCCCATGCTTCACGCTAACACAGCAGAGCTCAATGCTTTTCCATGaatcttctcctttttctatacatttcctgtcctctgtctttctgttcatACTTTTCTGTTCTTCCTCATTTTCTTTCGCACATAGGTTATACACTGTACTGGAGTGTTAAAGTCATCTCCTACACCAGGGTCTAGCTGCCTGGTTCTTCTGTGCAGGCCTCTGCCTGTACAAGAGGTCATTGAGATGGATACTGATCTGAATGCCAAGACATACCTAAGCATACACAGCCCAGATATGAGATTCACCTACTGCCATTCAGGGTAAACTTTAAAGTCAGATTCAAATACTGACTCATCTTAACACCACTGGCTGAGATCTCTTCCTGATCCGGTGTGttgtctctttttcctctagAGTCTTAGAGTTGACTggtttcactgacagagagcTGTTTGGCCAGTCAGTTTACCAGTATTGTCACACAGCTGACTGTCTCCACATCTTCAAGTCACATCTTTCCAGTGAGTTATCCTAATGACTCATTTGGTTTAGCATTGTTTAATCAGATCTCATACATAGAtaatgtgtaggtgtgtatagtttgggttaaattgagttagtCTTTTTTCACAGAGGCAGAAGTCGATTATAAATTCAGTCACAGAATTCTTTCAGGTCCTTGTCTCTTCACCCATGTGTTGATGTTTaagtgctgtttttctgtttgcctGTGAAAGTGTTTTCTAAAGGTCAGGCTTCCACTGGGAGATATCGATTGCTACTCAAACATGGAGGCTATGTGTGGGCTGAGACAGACGCATCTGTGGTGTTCAATAGTTTCACAGGGAAACCAGAAAAAGTTGTCTGCATCAACTATATTCTGAGGTTTGAGCTCATTTCAGTCAAGGCATCTGACTTAGAGCTGTCACATCTGATCTCCCCTTGCACTGAATTTACATAAGATTCTGTTTTGCGcatttattttgaatgtttgaatgtttgataCAGAGGCAGGTTTTTAGTCAAGGAACCTGTACAGTTCCCAAATGATCATTTTCTTGAGACATTTGAGGATGAAGAATGATTTCTAATATAAatcatgtgtgcgtgtgtcatcAGTGGCGTGGAGCAGTCAGGGATGTTGTTTTCTCTGGACCAGACAGAGTGTCTGCTGAAGACCCATGACTCCCTCTCCCctgaaacacagtcactgtcagctCCAACATCAGCTGCAGCTCTGCAGACTGACACAAACCAGTCAACCACCTACAGAGCGCACCACCAAAACAGTCAATTTACAAGTCCATTACAAGGTCTGtggatttctctctgtctttctgaaacTACAACACTGAACAGGAATGTCTTAAAAATCGccaatacatttttgtttttaatattaatatttttttttttttagtgaggaTAAACGAGAGCCCCGAAGACATCACTGAAGGGCCACTAGAGTGCACACTGTCAGACTGTGTGAGCTTTTACCATGAGAAATTTGAGACATAACCCATATATTACAGAAGAAACGTAATTTTGTTTCCAACTGCATGATTCAAAATCACTCACTATCCCAAAATCCATTCGTTGGTGTGATTTCAGATGGAATGACCCAGTGTTACAGTCATGCTTATAATGATGCTGAGAAGGGTGTGTGAAGAGTTTGTATCTGTGTGCTCTGCAGGACCGACATGAAACAGATCTGGATGCTCTGGCTCCATACATCCCCATGCATGGAGAGGATTTTCTGCTTAGTGCCTCTGTAGAACAGTCAGAATTAGGCACATGCTGGCCATGCCTTAATTCTCCAGCTGAGCTCAAGACTTATCTAGGATCAGTGCCTACATTCACAAACTGTCATCTGCATACTCAGCACCTTGTCAACAGTCTTCATTCAACACACCGGTAACCTTATATAAACATGATCAAAATAGCTTCCTTAATTGTTCTGTTGTGTAAACGCCTTGTATATGTCAATGTAACAAAATTATATGTAGCAGCAGGTTATGTAACAGTGGAGCATTGTCTATGCACGTTTCTGGTGAACGTTTATGAGTACTTTGTCACTTATTTTGATGTTTCAAAATACTTATATGGTACTATATGTTTTAAAAGTACAATTTGCTATTAATTCAGGCATAGCGTGGAGTCTGGCACTGAGTTGATGAGACCATGGAGTGACACTCTTTCAACAAAGTCACAggtatatatatgcacatatattaGTGTATAGCTACTTTTGATGAGCAGGGCGATGGTCCTAAAGTCTAGTCACTGTCATTATCCATAAATATTGTTATACTCCTAGGTATGGATATGAATTCAAGGTAAATTAAACTGATCTAGTGGTTTAAACCCAAACTAACCAGCAGAGAAATACTTAAGAGCTTACACTTTGAATGATTACAGAGTAGACTCTTCAGCAATTGCTTGATAATCAAATGCTGTTTAGTTCAATTGAGTAAAGGAGTATATTATTAATAGGCCATTGTACAGCAATAAATTCAAAGATGAATGGGATTGCTCATCATTACTGTAGGCAGAATATGACAGCCAAAATGGGCCTGTTCAACCCATGACTCATCAGCTGGGGAGAGTCATACCAAAGGTCTCCAAAGATCTCAGCAGAACTCAGCAGGGAAACTGTGGTAAGGTGTCAGTTTTTATGAGTAGCAGGAGCTATCTGAGAAACATCCTGAAAGCTCACTCCTACGCCTTTCTTTGTTCAACTGTCTCACCAGATGGATCAGTGTACTCTTGCCCTTGGAGTTTGCCAGGACCAGTATCACAGTCCACAAAACCCAGAGACTCTCAACGGTACACTCCAACAACCACCAGGGAGTGTACTAAACAAGAATTTCTAGGGAAAAGTCCCCATGTTCTTCTCACCCTTCCTGTGTTAAGTGGGTGGGAATGTGAAGTCAATGCTCCTCTTGGGTCTACCTCTTACCTGCTAAATGGGACTGAGATAACTTCTGTTCTGGACCAAGCTGCGTCCAGAGTGCCCTGGTAATGATATTAACacaccacagaggaaaacaagagaaaaaaatgcattgttcAACCATGCATTGATTATCTGTTTTATTGTCCATGTTGTAGCCAGAAGCAGTTGTATGAAGGTGACCATACAATCAAGGTGTTTGAATGTTCACATATTTTGCTTTACATGTGTGGATTTGAATCCCATTCTAGTTGTATTTTGAGAAAGTATTTCAGTGAGGTGCAACCTGCAGATCAGAACTAAATGCAGTGTGTAAACTCTATGCATGCAGACTTTCTACCATCATTCAATGACATATACAAAGtcctctgtttatgtgtttgcaAACATAAGTATATGCATTAAACACATTTCCAAAGTAACCTTTGACAATCATTTTATTAAAAGCTTTCTTTCCCCCCACATTGTCCTCTTAATACTTAGTCAGCCTGAAATGGTCTGCTTCAGAGGAGTGTGAATTCATTTGGAGAGAGCATGTACTGCTTGAGATCACAACACCGTGTGAAGACACTCTACAATGGATTTCAGAGTCCTAGTTTAGTAGTGCTTTTAGGTATCTCAATTTGATGGAAATAAAAATGTCCCTAAGAATACTAATGAGTGCTGAGATAAGTCAGGACTCTATGCGACAGACCACCATACAATAAAAACCCCTGTAAACCAAAGCCAGCCTGCACAGGGCTGtcattttacaaacagaaaaatagcaATGTTAATAGAGCCACAGTGTAAATACATCAAGCTAGAGGGTCTTTTATTCATTAACAAAACCGTTAGGTAAAAAAGTGTTCAGACAGATACAGTGTTAACGTTAATTAAGACATTCCGGAAAAGATTCTGAAATTTACTATGACACTAATACTCCAGTCCCCCCCTTCGCTCCGCTTCCTTCATTCTCTGGATTCGTGGCCGTTTTGCCAGCCGCCTCCTCTTCTCCCACGATCCGGATGTTGTAACGTTCCCGATATTCGTTCAGTTCTTGTCCTTTTGTCTGTAGCTGTGTGCCAAGTGACTCCACTAGTTTAGAGAtctaaagaaaagacaagagttTTACAGTCAAGAAAAGACTCATTCCCAATCATTTTAGCAaaggatttcatttcatttaaatctgTGGTCCCACAACCCTatttaggataagcagcttagataatgagtgagtgggtCAATCTGTGGTCAGACTTAAGGCACAACCAATTTTCCAATAAAGGAGATCCTCTTTCAGTACTTTGTGAAAGCTATCCTGAATATTTTAATGGTTGATatgtatcatttcaaaattgtcTCTGATACTAAGAATATATAATAGTATTAATTTATTcttgtgtaaaataaatgtgttattatACCACATAAATACTGACATCATGCAGAAATGCAGAGACAAGCAGAAATGTGTAGGCTGAAATACATGTAAAAGACCAAAAATGACCTAGCATGTcagtttgaaacatttttaagtCATTGAGCCCTCATGAATGCAATCTTCAGAATTCCACTCACTGCATTTAATATATTTGTTCGGACCTACATCTGTCTCTTACAGAATGATACTTGTGGAGGGTTTTATTGAAATTAGAGGAGGTAATATTTAAAGTTGAGTATGTTATAGTTTTTGGGTTGAAATTTTGAACGTTACTTGTTCTTTATTGTTCTCAAGGGCAGGCAGAACTTCCTCCACTGTCCGCTCTACGAGTACACCTCCTACCAACCGATAACACTTCCGTGATGGGTCGACCTCCTTCAGCGCATCAATCAcaagactgtgagagagaaatacaacatacacattgCATAAATCTTGGAATCCAGACCTGGTGGCCGTACTatgaagcgaggtaactggcttatcgaggtaacttctggttaagttaactcagagtaagtagtaaacttcctaataaaagagccccatggctttgttttgctaggaaaACGAATCCATGGGTTAGggttctattaggaggtttacttcttactctgagttaatttaaCCGGAAGTTACCTGGACAAGCCAGTTATCTCACTTCATAGTACGGCCCTCTGCTACCAAAGTCCACTGATGAACAAAAGAACTGCATTGTTaccaaaacacaaataacaatAGAAGGTCACCAGTTACAACTACGTGGAATTTTGAGGTTTCTCATGAGAATGCcattacatttcaaatgttaGCTTCATGTTTATTTTCCATAGAGGGCTACCACGTTAAAAGTCATCATCCTAAGGGACAGTTATTTAAGTAACTACCTGTGCTCATTGATTTCCATTTCTAGTTCTGCTGCCTTCGTGGCTATACTGCGCTGCTCCTGGCGCAGTCGCTGGAAACCTGCCACTAcctatcagacagtggagacagagactgaagaTCAACACCTTAGGAAAGTTGTAAGACATTATAGGTTGAACAACAGTAGACAACTTAGTCATGATCCTATGCACAAACCAATTCATCTCTATTGACAGACAGTGTTAATTATCAGTATTGTGTTAACATACACAGCGTCGCACAGAAACGCTGCGTTAGGGGAGCGAACGCGTAGAAAATGCTTAATGAATCATTTGTTGGTCGAATGCCATCTAAACAGGCTCGAGGAGCATAGTCGCTCGCTGTACTTGCCAGGCGACCAAAATAAACTTTCCCAGTAAGACGTGGTATTTCAGTCGTAGTTAAAAAGTTATAGAAACTCACCAGATAAATTCAATATTaccacacacacgtatattCACGGCGGCTGTtgtggtactttttttttttgctctaagACTATAACGTTCGTTAAAATCATGCATGGCCCAACAGGGGATTTAAGTTTTTCGCACTCCGTAAAGCGCATTTAAAGACGGCGCACTACTTCTTGTCGGATGCTCCAAAGCGTTACGCGTTCTGTTACATGCAAAGGATTTGTATATGGCGCGCCCCTAGAGCGACGCCCCTGCTTGATCGCCCTCAGTATCAAGattgtaaataaaacaatggTGGCTAGTGGGTGGTTGAACCTGACTCCAAGCAGTTGGCCAAGTGAATAATCTAGATAATCCACACAACCTGGTGACAATCCAGGACGTTCACAGATTTTAATTCGCCATTCGCTCCAGCACAGCGTACCTGCTCTGCGGAAGGACCAGGCTGTTTCCCGCTATTACTGGACTTATTGCTTCCTGACTTGCTCCCATCACGGTTGCTGGTGGCCGCCATCTTGAACGCCACAccattgtaaagaaaaaaaaacgcactcTACTTCTTCACCCCAGCAATGATAAGCAGTGCATTACTGCCCCCATCTGTGCTGGAGTTTAAATGGTTTTTAAAATATAGTCTGAAACAGTGCGAACTTGACTGTACACAAACTAAAATTGTCAACACAAAAGAGACGCATTCCACCTAAAATCTGCTGAGATCACCACATTAAAATTAACCTTAGTGATATCATCCATGATAAATTTGCGTGTGCATAAAATCTTGAGAGAACATTCATCGAATAACCAAAGGAAAGCCTTTGTGCCGATCTGCTTTGGACTTCAGAGCtagtaaaagtgaaaaaggacaaaactaCACAGAACAGCGACAAAACAAAATGACGAGAGACGTCCCGTTTAAACTGATTTTCAAAGTTCCAAGTCCATCTTAAAGTTCAGGGGATTTCCAGTATCACTGTCCAATAAAGAGCTAGAAAGACATTTACCTGTTGGGCAAGTTTTACATATGCATTATGTGTGGCACATATTTGGAGAGGTTCAGGTTTACTCCAAATTGTCCTTGTTGGATTTATATCGCGTTATGAAAAGATTGAGGTATATTGATATAATCTGTATAGTAACAAAACTTACAGTAACATGATGACATACCTCAAAGACAGTATCAAacgtatgtgtttttgtttttgtttttgaatttagtttagttttgttatgtgttttgttattcCGGAtgagttttcattttgtcacaaTTATGTCACAGGACAAGACGCTATATCACAAAAACGTACCAGTCACACCAGTATTCCCACTTcagctaaacaaaacaaaagctcaaatgaaacaaaataaacacagtaaagGAAAATAGGTCAACATGACACAGAGgggtgctgttttttttactctgaaatatttcatacaACTGTGATGTGATTATCAATAACAGCTACTACATTACCACAAACAAAGTAACGTTCGTGCTGAAGAGTACAAAGATTAGTTTATAGTCGAGTGCTTTTAtgagaaaatgtcaaaagtAGAGTCATAATGATATATTTTGACAAGAATGGGTGACCCAGTTCTATTTTAACTAATAACTGTATCACACTGCAGGTGGTGCTGTAACGTAACTTTTCCCCATCAAAGAACGTGAGGAAAGAAATACAGTTCTTAAGTTATGGttattttcctctttaattTTTGGTCTATTTACTATAGGGCACATCGTATGCAGTATAAACAATGTATAAGTCAATAAACATTATAATACAAACAATTTGCAAGTTAAAACgttacacatattcacacaaataCGCAGTTGTTCGGTCTGGCATTGCGATTTGTCATTCCAGACTGATGTTTCCTGTCTAATATGAAAGTTCGctgtgaaacaaaaaacaacagaataaaaGACACAGGTAGAGAACCTTCTTTTACTGCCTGATTATCTGATAAAACATCAGTCAGTCATTTCAaaattttatacattttacaaCTGCATTTCTTCTGATAAATACTTTTACAATATCCAAAGCAAGATGCCCAATGTCAATTTTGAGGGTGAATTTCTCTGAAGATATTTTCACCACAAAAATAACCAATGtaccttttcatttttgtgttccAAAGATGATTCAAAATGTAACCTGTGTAAAGGCACCACATTCAAGGagcaatgtgttttttttttgtctccagttATTACTTTATTTACCTCTCACACCTGAGACTTGGCACCGTTTGTTTCTGATGGTTTGGGCGTGGTGGTCCAGTGATAGCAGTCTGTCACACTTTTGTTTCGTGGCTCAACAGCACAGCTTGTACAGTACACAATGCCTAGTGCTAGCATGACCACAATGAAGACACAAAGAGGTATCAGGAGAGCCACAAGCAGCCAGCTTTTGTCATGTCTTTGCTTACCACCCTCTGGATGCTGCTCAGAGCCTGCAGCAGATGAGAGTGTATCTTCTGGTGAGGCAGGAGTGGGCCTCTCCATACCCCCCTTCTCTTTAGGTAAGAGTTTTACAACCTCGCTAGACCTAGGATTTGGCAGATATGAAGAAGCATTGGGAGATGTGCTCACTGCACTTCTGCCTTTATTGTCTATCTGCACTGAATCATCTGGGATATCTGACATCTGGGTCTCCTCCAACCAAACAGGTGTACTTGGGGTTGTTGCATCCATCATCCAATCAGAGGTGGGTGAACTGGAGGAAACAGAAACCGGCCAATCAaatttgtgtgtggttgcagAGCCTTCCTGTGGCGCTGCAGTAAACCAACCCAGATCTGTGGTAATCCACTCTAGGCTTGGCGCATCTGTCATCCAATCCGTAAATTTGGTTAACCAGGGAAAGCCAGGTATATGTGGAAACCCTGAGGGAGATGTTGGACTGGATGACATCTCCGTTGTCGTGTACTTTTCCTCCTCAGTATAGGGCGTGCAGGAGTACAAGTCATCCTCCAACTCATAGCCTTCTTCACAATGACACTCAAATCCCCCCATATAGTTTTGGCAAATATGTTCACATACCCCAGGAATTAGACACTCGTCAACATCCTGGCACTGGCTTGGATCCTCGTCTAGAGGAGAATAGCCATCATGACAGTGGCATGAATAGGAGCCAGGCAAGTTCTCACATGCATGCTCACAACTGTGCTCTTCGCATTCATCAATGTCCTCACACTGGCCATCCTCAGTGGCCTGGTAGCCTTCACTGCAACGACACTCAAAGGTCCCAGGTGCGTTGAGGCAAAGCTGCGGACACGGTTTCTGCAAGCACTCATCAATGTCCAGGCAGGTGTGACCGTCAGATGCCAGTAGGTATCCATCTTGGCACAGACACTGGAATCCTCCCTGGGTGGGCTCACACATGTACTCACAGTCAGCATTGTGGCAGGGATCCACAGGCTGGCAGCTTTGACCGTCATCCCCCAGCTGAAAATCCTCAGAGCATTCGCAGTAgtaatgtgtgtcagtgttgacaCAGAAGTGCTCACACCCTCCATTGTCCTGATCACACCAGTCCTTTGGTGTGTCAGAGCACAGAGGTGCATCCTTTGACCAACCCACCCTCCCGTCCTCCCGTAACATGCACAACACTGACTGGTCACCTTTGGATCCCTCTGGACAGGGCAGAGTGGCAACTGAGCCAAAGGGGATATGGGTGAGCTGGGTGCTGACTAGATCGAAGGGGGTGGTGTAAATTGCCGGACCCCCTCCTTCACTCTGCAACGCTGGACACATGCCACTGTAGGTGTGGCGACAAAGGAACCCATCTACAGCCACCTGGCAGGAGCCGTCCAGCCACTTGAAGTTGTTCTGGTAACTACCGCTTTTGTCAGCTGTGTTGTGGATCATGACCACGCAGCGGGGCGCGCTGCATGTGTTGGGTAAATCCTCACGTTGCCAGTTGGTGTACTGGGTGTCTTGGTCTCCGGTGATCCAGGTGAAGCCCCGAAGTGGCTTTGTGGCAGAGCACTGGCGTGGCTGTCGCTGAAGCCCAATCCAAAGCCTTATCCTGACCCGTGGGCCACGTCTCTCCCCAGAGGAGAGCAGTTCATGGATAAGCGCTGCCTCCTCAGGTCGTTTGACAGTGGCTAGACTGCCTCTTTTGTCCCTACAGCTTTTCCAAGACTCGCGGAAAGATTTCCTCTGGTAGTGGACAGAATAGCAGCCCTCAGCATTGCACACAGCACCCTGGTCCTGCAGATCTACCCCTGCAGCTGAAGGAGGCAAGCACATGCATAGCAACGCCAGGCAAAGAAATAGAGGTATAGCACAGCACATCCTCCTCAGTAGTCCCTCTCCCAATTCCATTGTGTTGAACTTTGTCTCCTTACTCAAATCCTCTTGTCTAAGACTTCTTGCTGATCTTCCAGGCTGACTGGGGTTTCTTTACTCAGTGTAAACCTTGCATTGGTCCCTCTACTCAGCCAGCTGACTTTTCTCTTCAATTTGTctgcaggagaaagagacagagagggagggtaaGTACGTATGTTTTCAGAGGAGGGGGCGGATAGTGAGGGACTGTGTGAGTGGAGGGGAGCTTTGGCCTGTGGTGTTTCCCCCTGTGCCGTATGGTTTTCATAAGTCCGTCTAAGGAAATGGTTTGTGACCCAGCCAGCAACCCCCcatctgcatacacacacacacacatacacgcgcgcacacacacacacacacacacgcgcgcg from Chanos chanos chromosome 8, fChaCha1.1, whole genome shotgun sequence includes the following:
- the hif1al2 gene encoding hypoxia inducible factor 1 subunit alpha, like 2, with protein sequence MIKEQLESIFRDVLDQELNAEEGYKQKVCHHKKNRQCAELRKARSRVAAKGRREKENLLFRELATLLPLAPNLEAQLDKASIIRLTIAYLRLRGLLDPVHLTVSDRDTPSGSSCDEVLLDSALGGFLLLVSLNGQVIFTTKEVITHTGINQMDLIGQRFFDFVHPCDHTEIKSILSRFTGSQGQQECEVFLRIKNANNQKLTPFKVIHCTGVLKSSPTPGSSCLVLLCRPLPVQEVIEMDTDLNAKTYLSIHSPDMRFTYCHSGVLELTGFTDRELFGQSVYQYCHTADCLHIFKSHLSMFSKGQASTGRYRLLLKHGGYVWAETDASVVFNSFTGKPEKVVCINYILSGVEQSGMLFSLDQTECLLKTHDSLSPETQSLSAPTSAAALQTDTNQSTTYRAHHQNSQFTSPLQVRINESPEDITEGPLECTLSDCDRHETDLDALAPYIPMHGEDFLLSASVEQSELGTCWPCLNSPAELKTYLGSVPTFTNCHLHTQHLVNSLHSTHRHSVESGTELMRPWSDTLSTKSQAEYDSQNGPVQPMTHQLGRVIPKVSKDLSRTQQGNCDGSVYSCPWSLPGPVSQSTKPRDSQRYTPTTTRECTKQEFLGKSPHVLLTLPVLSGWECEVNAPLGSTSYLLNGTEITSVLDQAASRVPW
- the LOC115819004 gene encoding prefoldin subunit 2-like, whose protein sequence is MAATSNRDGSKSGSNKSSNSGKQPGPSAEQVVAGFQRLRQEQRSIATKAAELEMEINEHSLVIDALKEVDPSRKCYRLVGGVLVERTVEEVLPALENNKEQISKLVESLGTQLQTKGQELNEYRERYNIRIVGEEEAAGKTATNPENEGSGAKGGTGVLVS
- the cd248b gene encoding endosialin, with protein sequence MELGEGLLRRMCCAIPLFLCLALLCMCLPPSAAGVDLQDQGAVCNAEGCYSVHYQRKSFRESWKSCRDKRGSLATVKRPEEAALIHELLSSGERRGPRVRIRLWIGLQRQPRQCSATKPLRGFTWITGDQDTQYTNWQREDLPNTCSAPRCVVMIHNTADKSGSYQNNFKWLDGSCQVAVDGFLCRHTYSGMCPALQSEGGGPAIYTTPFDLVSTQLTHIPFGSVATLPCPEGSKGDQSVLCMLREDGRVGWSKDAPLCSDTPKDWCDQDNGGCEHFCVNTDTHYYCECSEDFQLGDDGQSCQPVDPCHNADCEYMCEPTQGGFQCLCQDGYLLASDGHTCLDIDECLQKPCPQLCLNAPGTFECRCSEGYQATEDGQCEDIDECEEHSCEHACENLPGSYSCHCHDGYSPLDEDPSQCQDVDECLIPGVCEHICQNYMGGFECHCEEGYELEDDLYSCTPYTEEEKYTTTEMSSSPTSPSGFPHIPGFPWLTKFTDWMTDAPSLEWITTDLGWFTAAPQEGSATTHKFDWPVSVSSSSPTSDWMMDATTPNIPDDSVQIDNKGRSAVSTSPNASSYLPNPRSSEVVKLLPKEKGGMERPTPASPEDTLSSAAGSEQHPEGGKQRHDKSWLLVALLIPLCVFIVVMLALGIVYCTSCAVEPRNKSVTDCYHWTTTPKPSETNGAKSQV